From the genome of Branchiostoma floridae strain S238N-H82 chromosome 8, Bfl_VNyyK, whole genome shotgun sequence:
GGATTCCATCACGTTTGTAGAGCTGTCGTGTTGTGGATAGTTTCTTGTGGCGGACATACAGAGTCTTACTGTCATCCTTGCTTCGTTGCAGAACGGCCTGGTTGTAGTccttaatgtttttgtttaagtTTGAGTCCATGTTGTGTCCTCTGGGGAGTACTTGTGATAGGACGATTGTGGCATTGGGGAAAGATGTCTTGGCGCATGAGATAAGCTCTGTTGTTTTATCGAGACAGTCTTGTACAGAGGAGGTGTCTCTCTGGCTATTATCCAGGTCGTTTGAAGCCACGTGTAGTATGACATACGCCGTTTTAGGGTCGCTCACCCGTTCCATCTTCTTAGTCGCGTGGTCTATTGTTGATGCATGTTCCTTACTGGTGGAGCGGTTTGGAAACATTCTAGAAGTGTCCACTGCTTTCCAGATAGAGTCCGTATAAACTCTGACTTCGCGCGTGTCTCTTGTTGGGACTGGCTGTCGCCTGTCGGTACTGTGTGACGCCGGTTGTGTCTGTTCGACATTTGGTGTTGTGTCAATCGCTTCCGATATTGTCTCAGTGTGGTTTGTCTGAAGAGTGTCTGCACCTACGTATACCATCTCAGCTCCGGAGGCGTCGTCTTTGTCAGTGGTTTCAGAGTCTAGATTTTCAGTAGTATCCTGGCGTTTTTCTGATGACGATGACTCAGCTTGTGCAGACAATCTTATAGCTGATAATGAATGAGAAAGCTGTAGTGAGCTTACCTCCTTCTGTAATGCAGAAATCTGTTGCTGTTGTGTCTCTACTATTGACTGGAGGGAGTCACACCTAGCTGTCAAACTTAATGCTAATTAGTCGACGTGACATTGGGGACCCCTAGCAGTTGGTGTAATTGTTGCAGTCCATGAACCAACCTGACAGTACGTGTATGTGCCAAGCTGCAGTACCGGTAGTGATTGATAAGGGTCGCTTTTGATCTATGTAACGTAAAAATTCTAACCATTCCTCATCAATGCCCATTAGTATGTTTCCAATCCACTAGTCAATAGAAATGTCTGATTCATCGCCTCAGACAGAACTAGGGGAAATTTACACAGGCTGGCTGGCTAAGAGGATCGGATGTGCACGTAACTGGATCTGTTAGCCTTTGAGTTTGAATTCACCTGACAAGTCGATATGGTCCGAGGGAATCCGGAAATTTTTATAGTATACATAGTCCAACTGATTGGGCGCGGGAACAATAAACAAAagactacatacatacacatcacCACTGAGacatattttcttacaaacGGAGAAACCTGATATGTTCCGtggtgaaacaaacaaatggaGCTGAgtattcttgtacacaaccctTATTACACTTTAcagcctttctttctttctttgaggCCTGAGCCTCGGCGTGGCGCTCGCTCATTGGTCAATCCAGAAtaatgagattaggaagggaaggtcccgcggcaggtgagCAGGCAAGAGTTGCCTTGTTTCCGCACACCGCAGCCCCTTGAAGGAAAACGTCAGTTTGCTGCGATATTATTTCTGTCAACCAgggtacatacatgtgcaaCACTGAGATCGAGAAACAATCCAACCGTACTTTTGAGGCATGATGCATTTTATCGAAGATATGTCAGATATTCCGTTCATTAATATCATGATAGATTTTCTATTACAGCTAAATTCTAAAATCGACAGAGATTAGTTCAATTTGAAGGTACGGCATATTTACAAACTAACAAAATCTCTAGAGGGATAACAGTTGTAAGAATGTCGATCAGACAGAAGAATGTTACTACTGTTGTTCCAAATCTTGCCAAGCGAAGAAAAGGCACGAGAGGCTTTATGAATACGCTGTGATTTCAGTGTCCACAACAACGTTAGATTTAAGCGTGCATAAATACCAGTTTTCGTGCCATGATTGATGACAACCACCGAGAGGCGACGTGTCTATCcttgtgaaataaagaaatctTATCTAGACTGAACTTAACTAAGCTAAACTGAAATAAACTAAACTGAAATAAACTAAGCCAAGATatataaactaaactaaactaaaataAACTAAGCAAAAGTAGGCTACGCGAAGCTAAGCAAAACAACGAAAATAATGGGTTTAGGTGTGACAGGCCGTTCGATATAACCGAACTTGTCTCCGTCGCCGTTgcttgcctgcgaagctggtgtgtttcgccAGGTGGTGATTATACGGCTGGTAGTATTGATATTTACGCTAGGCCCTAATTGCAGAAGGCCGGACAAACATCGTTATTGAATCATTTAGTCAACACACTCGTCAAGTATAGAGAATGttgttgaaatgtaaaaaaaaaaccagcaTGACTAGAAAATGAATCTAATCattgaacttttatttttagcaagTCACATTTGAGCCTAAATGTCTCCCGCTACAGGACCTTGTAGACGAAGGTGATCACATTTGAGCCGAAATGTCGCCCGCTACAGGTGCTTGTAGACGAAGGTGATCATATTTGAACAGAAATGTCGCCCGCTACAGGACCTTGAAGACGAAGGTGATCCCGTCTTTGTCTTCGACCTCGTACATCTTGAAGACATCCCGGCTGACTCGTTCCCAGAGTCCCTCGTCCTGCAGACGGGCCATGGCGGGCTCCAGCTTGTCAATGTAATCCTCCACTATGTACAGGTACTCCTCACGGAGCGTGATGATGATATAGCCACCTGCGGGCGAGACGGAGGCTGTTATAGGATATAATAGGATATGTTATAGACGACAGGGGGACGGTTAggaggtatatatatatatatatatatatatatatatatatatgtatgtgtgtgtgtgtgtgtgtgtgtgtgtgtgcgcgcgcgcgcgcgcgcggctCTAGCTTGTCACTAAAGTGACATGTGTGCAGGTACTCTCAAGGAACGTGATAACGATATAGCCGGGGCGAGACGGAAACTGTTATAGAATAATATTTACGtatatgcgtgcgtgtgtttgtgtgcgtaaGCGTGCGTATTTGTtcctttttccttccttctttcttagtcCTATATATCCACACCACGTTGAATATAGCGTGTCTGGACCTTCTGCTCACCTGGTTTGGCGACCCGTATGAGCTCAGGTAGGCAGTCCTCCTTCAGGTGGTTGGGTGCGAAAACAGCGCTGCAAGCGATGGCGTCATAGGTGTCTGTAAAGGACACAGGTCCTCTCAATAACTTAAAAGTGgcgcaagtttcagccccctaacattaatttttgaaactgcaggggcattcaTGATGGTgaaatttggccccaaagtttccattcgaacgttgggtatcgggttaccggggctcccgcgcgCGCGCTCCGGGGGACCTGACAGTAACTGGAACATATTCCAACAGATCATggtagttagaaaagcaacccctCGCATGTGCCTCGtcgatattaaatgaaaactggcagtgtgtacacgtatcttaccgtgtacgtgtgctgcacagttttgtctcaatgttttctgaaatgtgcctagttggttgatttagaaagggtgtttggtggaccaaaaaaacaaataccatatttagattggtcctaaatttgactgaaaatacaaatcttttatatcatataggtaatgatatcaagataaaactttctgtctcagatattttcaacttctacttaaaactattttacAGCCAaaataaggtcgaaaaatcagcatttttttcaaattttctaacTCAAAGACTAGTTATTCAAAATTGCATCCATGtttcaaaaatccctaagacacaaagctggagatattagttgtcgacaatagaagtcctgaaagagttgatttgcccgcgttttgtaagcgatttaaataccatgtttggccgTATGTCTAGTATCACCGATAGGGACATGGAGTAactgataccgccgtaaacaagtgttgtaatattcaaggtcaccaataatgacgccagcagctttgttacatgtcacatgttccaaactaagcggcagcaaaactaagcttgccagataaaggtttatatttgtgaaaatgtttgtttttcttctgacgcacggcacccgggaaaatgagggcgttttctgcgtgtttactgtaacaacctgcggatgaccgcGAGTGACCTccaatagaacgcccgttctgttcaaTTCGCGCGCGATCGCGTCAGATCGAACccgattcgtgttctaaatccccacatagaagtctggaaattttggggccaaattttaccatcgtgatttttggcaagacattccaaagaggacaactgcagaaagaaatgacggattcacatcattttaggcatgctggtaccttaggcaaagatgttcataatgatatacatgttatgaaagtaatgacttaatttgcataattaatgtgaaaacTGCATagttcaattgttttcaataattgtaaattatgatagatggaacataagaaGATACCAagtatgctaatgaggaactgatttgcaaaatatatacGAAAATTACTAAACCGCTTACTGATTattgatgggaattttatacttgacatgtgtatgttagtcagtgatgaacatcaccatgcataaatcatgaaaatgtgcaagcgatttgcataatatttacaaaagctctaaatatttcatggaggtatgaggtcaccaaACTCTAGTTAAAAAACTGAAACTTATTTAGTACTGatttaccaacttgatgaaactgtTTGCGGAGATTcaatttactacatgtatatctcagACATCGTTAAGTAAAGACTTAGCAACATTTGAACTGTAAAAAGACATTGggagaaaatgtcaaaacgccAGCCAAGTCTAAACACTCGGAGTTACCGGCTTCGATGTCCAGACGGTTCGGTCCGACAAAGGCGCAGATGAGTCGGTTGTAGATGTGCTTCCCCTCGGCCTGGCTCAGCATGCCCTGACTCCCGCTCACAGCGTCTATGTTGGTAAAGCCCAAGTTCGCGAGCTAATCAGTCATCAAACTTAACTtatcatccatccatcaatcaatcaattaatcaatccttACTCCCGTCCACAGCGTCTATGTTGGTGAAGCCCAACTTAGCCATAAAGCGTTTAACCAataaaccaatcaatcaatcaatcaatcctgACTCGGACTTCTTACCTCTTCCCCGCACGCTCCGGTCCCCGCCCCCCGTCAAGAACCCGGACCTTCTCACCTCTTCCTCGCACGCTCCGGTCCCCGCCCCCCGTCAAGAACCCGGACCTTCTCACCTCTTCCTCGCACGCTCCGGTCCCGGCACCCCCGTCAAGAACCCGGACCTTCTCACCTCTTCCTCGCACGCTCCGGTCCCCGCCCCCCGTCAAGAACCCGGACCTTCTCACCTCTTCCTCGCACGCTCCGGTCCCGGCACCCCCGTCAAGAACCCGGACCTTCTCACCTCTTCCTCGCACGCTCCGGTCCCGGCACCCACGTCAAGAACCCGGACCTTCTCACCTCTTCCTCGCACGCTCCGGTCCCCGCCCCCGTCAAGAACCCGGACCTTCTCACCTCTTCCCCGCACGCTCCGGTCCCCGCCCCCGTCAAGAACCCGGACCTTCTCACCTCTTCCCCGCACGCTCCGGTCCCCGCCCCCGTCAAGAACCCGGACCTTCTCACCTCTTCCTCGCACGCTCCGGTCCCGGCACCCCCGTCAAGAACACGGACCTTCTCACCTCTTCCTCGCACGCTCCGGTCCCGGCACCCACGTCAAGAACCCGGACCTTCTCACCTCTTCCTCGCACGCTCCGGTCCCGGCACCCACGTCAAGAACCCGGACCTTCTCACCTCTTCCTCGCACGCTCCGGTCCCGGCACCCACGTCAAGAACCCGGTCCGGTGATCCTCTCCCGTCCACCTGCGG
Proteins encoded in this window:
- the LOC118420549 gene encoding uncharacterized protein LOC118420549, giving the protein MLSQAEGKHIYNRLICAFVGPNRLDIEADTYDAIACSAVFAPNHLKEDCLPELIRVAKPASVSPAGGYIIITLREEYLYIVEDYIDKLEPAMARLQDEGLWERVSRDVFKMYEVEDKDGITFVFKVL